In Panicum virgatum strain AP13 chromosome 4N, P.virgatum_v5, whole genome shotgun sequence, a single window of DNA contains:
- the LOC120669960 gene encoding UPF0548 protein At2g17695 codes for MVWGGLFLSLGRPTQEQQKSCLAAAGGFNYDADLRGATRLKSASASTSESAAGAAETSDKALMEHGFFVNRSRVLIGSGADTFVQAKSALLSWRHLSLGWANVDPETPVKVGTRFCICYKEVIPWVMLPLQIAYVIDGSKSKGGSSMFAFGSGTLQGHLLAGEERFSVEVDEEDRVWYEVVSLSKPAHILATLCYPYVQLRQKHFARQSGQAIRKHLSAAK; via the exons ATGGTGTGGGGAGGTCTGTTCTTGAGCTTGGGTCGGCCCACACAGGAGCAGCAGAAGTCCTGCcttgcggcggccggtggcttCAACTACGATGCAGATCTCCGTGGCGCCACACGCCTGAAATCAGCATCAGCCTCGACCTCTGAatctgctgctggtgctgctgaaACAAGTGACAAGGCTCTTATGGAGCACGGCTTCTTTGTGAACCGATCGCGTGTTCTGATCGGGTCAGGTGCCGACACCTTCGTCCAGGCCAAATCCGCGCTCCTGTCTTGGAG GCACTTGTCATTGGGGTGGGCGAATGTGGACCCGGAGACGCCGGTGAAGGTGGGAACCAGGTTCTGCATCTGCTACAAGGAGGTGATCCCCTGGGTGATGCTGCCGCTGCAGATTGCCTATGTGATTGACGGCTCCAAGTCAAAGGGGGGCAGCAGCATGTTTGCTTTCGGTAGCGGCACGCTGCAAGGCCATCTGCTG GCTGGGGAGGAGCGTTTCTCAgtggaggtggacgaggaggatcGGGTGTGGTACGAGGTGGTGTCCCTGTCGAAGCCAGCCCACATTCTCGCCACACTCTGCTACCCCTACGTCCAGCTCAGGCAGAAGCATTTCGCGCGCCAATCGGGCCAGGCCATCCGCAAGCATCTATCCGCCGCCAAGTAG